A window from Larimichthys crocea isolate SSNF chromosome XXIII, L_crocea_2.0, whole genome shotgun sequence encodes these proteins:
- the lmbr1 gene encoding limb region 1 protein homolog isoform X3: MPFAYFFLESEGFAGSKKGIKARILETFVMLFLLALLILGIVWVASALIDNDAASMESLYDLWEFYLPYLYSCISLMGGLLLLMCTPVGLSRMFTVMGQLLVKPTILEDLDEQIYCIHLQEEALQRRLNGSSTHTYTRGSFTHQLNKELDNIRNQRNKLERRKKASGWEKNLLYPIVMLILLTGTTISVLMVALNILYLLVDETAMPKGSTDRGIGNTSLSTFGVAQAALEIILMFYLMVSSVVGFYSLRVFEVLTPRKDDTTMTTIIGCCVSILVLSSALPVMSRTLGITRFDLLGDFGRFNWLGNFYIVLSYNLLFAVVTTLCLVRKFTSAVREELLKALGLDKLQLSNSPTDPESGKLSANGHQKTL, from the exons TCGAAAAAG GGCATTAAGGCGCGTATTCTAGAGACCTTTGTGATGCTCTTCCTGCTGGCCTTGCTCATCCTGGGTATCGTGTGGGTGGCATCGGCGCTAATTGACAATGATGCAGCCAGTATGGAGTCACTTTACg ATCTTTGGGAATTTTACCTGCCATACCTCTACTCCTGTATATCTCTGATGGGAGGACTGCTTTTACTCA TGTGCACTCCCGTGGGATTGTCCAGGATGTTCACTGTCATGGGCCAGTTACTAGTGAAGCCAACA ATCCTGGAGGACCTGGATGAGCAGATTTACTGCATCCATTTGCAGGAGGAAGCCCTTCAGAGGAGATTAAACG GATCgtccacacacacttatactCGAGGAAGCTTTACTCACCAGCTCAACAAAGAACTGGACAATATTAGAAATCAGAGGAACAAATTGG agagaagaaagaaagcatcGGGTTGGGAGAAGAACTTGTTGTATCCCATAGTGATGCTGATCCTGCTCACAGGAACG acgATCTCAGTTCTTATGGTGGCATTGAATATCCTCTACCTCCTAGTGGATGAGACTGCCATGCCCAAGGGATCCACA GACCGAGGCATTGGGAACACCTCTCTGTCCACATTTGGCGTGGCTCAGGCGGCACTGGAGATCATCCTCATGTT CTACTTGATGGTGTCCTCTGTCGTTGGCTTCTACAGCCTGCGAGTCTTTGAGGTACTCACTCCTAGGAAGGATGACACAACCATGACAACG ATTATTGGTTGCTGTGTGTCCATCTTGGTCCTGAGTTCAGCCCTGCCAGTGATGTCCAGAACTCTAG GAATCACCAGGTTCGATCTCTTGGGAGACTTCGGGAGGTTTAATTGGCTGGGAAACTTTTACATTGTCCTTTCATACAACCTGCTGTTTGCGGTCGTGACAACGCTCTGTCTTGTGAGAAAATTCACCTCAGCAGTACGGGAAGAGCTTCTAAAGGCCTTAG GTCTGGATAAATTGCAACTGTCAAATAGCCCCACAGACCCTGAATCTGGAAAGCTCTCGGCCAACGGgcatcagaaaactctgtga